In Lodderomyces elongisporus chromosome 1, complete sequence, a genomic segment contains:
- a CDS encoding uncharacterized protein (BUSCO:EOG09263CUQ), with product MGKNKKKQSGKSNTIQQNGSLAEHKLKTKQEEGEGVKEEEIENKEEEEEEAGDAIKDGVETLSMEERDTSDKDESKQKQTLQNSHSSTNQLLNDQTISQTETNGSIEVNDNNNTKESEVEMDRATAAKLKQVEQERDEIQQSYDSLVSRLSSMKTVFGKMKQSELELEEKSELVQNLSSENEELKAKLQQMQETHEQTLANKVDDSVVAQLRDENHNLNFEIQKLNETLNKTRREYASTIDELQDEKYNLENQTSKLNKKIHELKQEISELNASRAEADVEYKENKAIQEDLKTKLISKEEELRISTNIILQLESNIRKSEEQIKSIESLCNEKITAIQKQNQMQVSSIEDLQAEVKEYKEKLALAESENKQLDELKSELNNKQLLIGKLRHEAIILNEHLTKALTMLKQGGDSSNKSVDRELISNVIISFLQFPRGDSKKFEALQLISALLEWDSSQKIAAGLQHVPNPKNQTKLDANGNEVPVRQSFVSLWTEYLEKESSKK from the coding sequence ATGggcaagaacaagaagaagcaaagtGGAAAATCCAATACGATTCAACAAAATGGGTCTCTTGCCGAACATAagttaaaaacaaaacaagaagaaggagaaggagtgaaagaagaagaaatagaaaataaagaagaagaagaagaagaagcaggaGATGCTATCAAGGATGGAGTTGAGACATTGAGTATGGAAGAAAGGGATACTAGCGATAAAGACGAatcaaagcaaaagcaaaccTTACAAAATTCACATTCTTCAACCAACCAGTTATTAAATGACCAAACAATAAGCCAAACAGAAACTAATGGTAGTATTGAAGTTAACGACAATAACAACACTAAAGAGAGTGAGGTGGAAATGGATAGAGCCACAGCAGCCAAGCTTAAGCAGGTGGAACAAGAAAGAGACGAAATACAACAGTCCTACGATAGTCTAGTGAGCAGGTTATCCTCGATGAAAACAGTATTTGGTAAGATGAAACAATCAGAACTAgaattggaagaaaaaTCAGAATTGGTTCAAAATTTAAGTagtgaaaatgaagaattaAAAGCAAAACTTCAACAAATGCAAGAAACTCACGAACAGACTTTAGCCAATAAAGTTGACGATTCAGTAGTTGCACAATTGAGAGATGAAAACCACAATCTCAATTTTGAAATCCAGAAATTGAATGAGACATTAAACAAGACAAGACGAGAATATGCCTCCACAATTGATGAGTTACAAGATGAAAAATATAATTTGGAGAATCAAACATCAaagttgaacaaaaaaatacacGAACTAAAGCAAGAAATTAGTGAATTGAATGCTAGTAGAGCAGAAGCAGATGTCGAATATaaggaaaacaaagcaatACAAGAAGACCTCAAGACTAAATTGATTtcaaaggaagaagagctCCGAATATCGACAAATATAATTTTACAACTAGAGTCCAATATCAGGAAAAGTGAAGAGCAAATCAAGAGTATAGAATCTTTATGCAATGAAAAAATCACCGcaattcaaaaacaaaatcaaatgcAGGTATCGAGTATAGAAGATTTACAAGCCGAAGTCAAAGAGTACAAAGAGAAGCTTGCACTTGCCGAAAGTGAAAACAAACAGTTGGACGAATTAAAGTCTGAGCTAAACAATAAACAGCTTCTTATTGGTAAACTTCGCCATGAAGCAATAATTTTAAATGAACACTTGACCAAAGCATTAACAATGCTCAAACAGGGCGGGGACAGCTCAAACAAGCTGGTGGATAGAGAGCTTATATCGAATGTCATTATCAGTTTCCTTCAATTCCCACGAGGAGATTCCAAGAAATTCGAGGCACTTCAACTTATAAGTGCCTTATTGGAATGGGACTCACTGCAAAAAATAGCTGCTGGCTTACAACATGTGCCTAACCccaaaaaccaaaccaaacttGATGCAAATGGGAATGAAGTACCCGTACGACAGAGTTTTGTATCTTTATGGACGGAATACTTGGAAAAAGAGTCGAGCAAGAAATAG
- the SPO7 gene encoding Nem1-Spo7 phosphatase regulatory subunit, translating into MNNNRIAERSGEIYEHEHEHEIEIENENGEARSGDMSSNKSHESVISRNQNKPQDLYSSTSSVDNYSSRDEAAQLQTNGGRSHKQEELVSPKSPRINNSRKLNIITPPSPENESVVYSDSDDLGSQSSLDLQSEDGRYTKRDIGQQLRSLARAPSSEEEGEENEQGYQGGEGYEINVTDLVSKIKSGTNVDDDGDDIKGSKLSSTTTTSSSSSSSSSSLSSSSSNGDKKEKGSSFSSGSTFNSGIGSGSNLKPSFKIDETPKKRNGPSSSTTPKRSRSSSRLRPKSRSKGAEGLFGSEEETPSGGSTRLRRARRKSREPSEKSHRSYDKPGTGYTSMPPSGKVFRNLLILEESLREQVIQQKAMRRKYLIFLSILCSIIAALTHHLYILDSSISSTGTMRIILQFFLISTVMTLLLYHLSGEYRKTIVVPRRFLSLTNKGLRQLNVRLVKIKTPFTDKVTDQIREISLSIVLFALKIFHIISPTSIQNKDSKIEVFLVTCQSQCQPRIGVADVKLLLNARVFNIDIREGWEIYRSEFWVNEGVRRRNNMLAFINGNQKQEKSKLVRRKRKSSSISPQAMPSKLSEQNLMKLNSKLESEEESRNHSLDFDRAGSPLKSEISRDF; encoded by the coding sequence ATGAATAATAATCGCATTGCAGAGAGAAGTGGAGAAATTTATGAACATGAACATGaacatgaaattgaaattgaaaatgaaaatggagAAGCACGGTCTGGTGATATGAGTTCTAACAAGTCACATGAATCGGTAATTTCTAGGAACCAAAACAAGCCGCAAGACTTGTATTCAAGTACCAGTTCTGTGGACAATTACTCATCAAGGGATGAGGCTGCGCAATTACAAACCAATGGGGGCCGATCGCataaacaagaagaacTAGTGTCGCCAAAATCGCCGCGGATAAACAATTCCCGTAAACTCAATATTATCACTCCACCCTCGCCAGAAAATGAGTCGGTTGTGTATTCGGATTCTGATGATTTAGGTTCTCAAAGTTCGCTAGACTTGCAAAGTGAAGATGGCAGATACACCAAAAGAGATATTGGTCAACAATTGCGCTCTCTTGCACGAGCCCCAAGCTCAGAAGAGGAAGGTGAAGAAAATGAGCAAGGCTATCAAGGTGGAGAAGGATATGAGATAAACGTGACAGACTTGGTACTGAAGATCAAAAGTGGCACTAATGTTGacgatgatggtgatgacaTTAAAGGCTCAAAgttatcatcaacaacaacaacatcatcgtcatcgtcatcgtcatcatcatcattgtcgtcgtcgtcgtctaATGgagataaaaaagaaaagggctCCAGCTTTAGTTCGGGGTCTACTTTCAATTCCGGAATCGGATCAGGACTGAACTTGAAACCCTCATTTAAAATTGATGAGACACCAAAGAAGCGCAACGGGCCATCAAGCTCAACTACCCCCAAGCGGTCCAGATCCAGCTCTAGATTGAGGCCCAAGTCGAGATCGAAAGGTGCTGAGGGCTTGTTTGGTTCCGAGGAGGAAACACCTAGTGGCGGGTCCACTAGATTGAGGAGAGCTAGAAGGAAATCCAGAGAGCCAAGTGAAAAATCGCATAGATCATATGACAAACCTGGAACTGGCTATACATCAATGCCACCTTCTGGTAAGGTTTTTAGAAACTTGTTGATTCTTGAAGAAAGTTTAAGAGAGCAGGTCATCCAACAGAAAGCAATGAGGCGGAAGTatttaatctttttgtCGATTCTATGCTCAATCATTGCAGCTTTGACCCAccatttatatatattggaCAGTTCGATATCTTCCACCGGTACCATGAGGATTATTTTACAGTTTTTCCTTATTTCAACCGTCATGACATTGTTGCTATACCATCTTTCTGGTGAGTATAGAAAGACCATAGTGGTTCCACGGAGATTTTTGTCGCTAACAAACAAAGGTTTGAGACAGTTAAATGTTAGATTGGTTAAAATCAAGACCCCATTCACTGATAAAGTTACGGACCAGATACGTGAGatttctctttcaattGTGTTGTTTGCTCTAAAGATCTTCCACATTATATCACCAACTTCTATACAGAATAAAGATTCGAAAATTGAGGTGTTTTTGGTCACTTGTCAATCACAATGTCAGCCTAGAATTGGTGTTGCGGATGTCAAACTCTTGCTCAATGCAAGAGTTTTTAATATCGATATAAGAGAGGGTTGGGAAATTTATAGAAGCGAGTTTTGGGTGAATGAGGGAGTGCGGAGGCGGAATAATATGTTGGCGTTTATAAACGGTAACCAGAAGCAAGAGAAGAGTAAACTAGTGAGACGGAAAAGAAAGTCAAGTTCCATCTCTCCTCAAGCTATGCCATCCAAACTCAGCGAACAGaatttgatgaaattgaattcGAAATTGGAGAGCGAAGAAGAGAGTAGAAACCATAGTTTGGATTTTGATAGAGCTGGTTCTCCATTGAAGTCTGAAATATCGAGAGACTTTTAA
- the MKK1 gene encoding Protein kinase C signaling pathway involved MAPKK protein, whose translation MSGIPLFNVPNTKRAFNSPALPSLSIPESHNNTKPPRLSLNTNNTKTNSDCYKSINNNLNNLNNNLNNNNNDAFESHFAQALNLNQVEHRDDFTAPKNVDNQTTFPAVPPQRPQIVNVNSTSSSSSMSSTTPVTAQSIASSSSSTKLKRKPPPRSTTDHSQQIGNEGHDGKLKAKEQRNKEEEAEDREEEEEEEEEKDDDNDDDDDMKDEENCEKGQKGEDTAVRSKEQEVEISGNNTLETRPNYENIDNRARNPSPIANNIRKYMYLEDIKPYEWHYLANNNQIKKVGSLGEGNGGAVTKCYISQMPTRPLFALKLIITDPEPQIQKQIFRELEIARKYQHQNIVKYYGTFLQEKQSMIGITMEYMDGKSLDAIYKEVLKRDPTNRINEKVLGKIANSILNGLDYLHSKNIIHRDIKPSNVLLDTKGAVKLCDFGVSGEAVNSLASTFVGTQYYMAPERIMGKDYSISSDIWSLGMSMLEVANGKFPIDLSLGPIEVVEMVSRSELLLKDSEIDNIHWTFEFKRFISRCLIKDSKRRPIPREMLAHDEWCVSQSKEKVKMDKFVKVVWKLNE comes from the coding sequence ATGTCAGGAATTCCACTCTTTAATGTACCAAATACCAAAAGGGCGTTCAATAGTCCTGCCCTTCCATCCTTGTCCATTCCAGAAAGCCACAATAATACAAAACCACCGCGTTTACTGCTAAATACCAATAAcaccaaaacaaatagtGACTGTTATAAATCgataaacaacaacctcaacaacctcaacaacaacctcaacaacaacaacaatgatgCATTTGAATCTCATTTTGCTCAAGCATTGAACTTGAATCAGGTTGAACATAGAGATGACTTCACTGCACCGAAAAATGTAGACAATCAAACCACATTTCCCGCAGTCCCACCACAAAGACCACAAATAGTCAATGTCAACTCGACttcttcgtcatcgtcTATGTCTTCAACCACACCGGTAACAGCACAATCAATTGCGTCATCATCAAGCTCAACAAAGCTTAAACGGAAACCACCTCCACGCTCAACCACAGATCATTCTCAACAAATTGGAAATGAGGGCCATGATGGAAAactaaaagcaaaagaacaaaggaataaagaagaggaagcaGAAGatagagaagaagaagaagaagaagaagaagaaaaagatgatgacaatgacgatgacgacgacATGAAGGACGAAGAAAATTGTGAAAAGGGCCAAAAAGGGGAAGATACAGCGGTGAGGAGCAAAGAGCAAGAAGTGGAAATAAGTGGAAACAATACCCTTGAAACTAGGCCAAATTACGAAAATATTGACAATAGGGCACGCAATCCTCTGCCGATTGCCAATAATATACGCAAATACATGTATTTGGAGGATATTAAACCGTACGAGTGGCACTATTTGGCCAACAATaaccaaataaaaaaagttggGAGTTTGGGTGAAGGAAATGGAGGAGCAGTAACAAAATGCTATATACTGCAAATGCCTACACGACCACTCTTTGCGTTAAAACTAATAATCACAGACCCTGAACCGCAAATacagaaacaaatttttaGAGAATTAGAAATCGCTCGCAAATATCAACATCAAAACATTGTAAAGTACTATGGTACGTTTCTACAAGAAAAACAGAGCATGATTGGAATCACCATGGAATATATGGACGGTAAATCATTGGACGCGATATACAAGGAAGTTCTCAAACGTGATCCTACAAATCGTATCAATGAAAAAGTATTGGGCAAAATAGCCAACTCGATCCTCAATGGTTTAGACTATCTACATCTGAAAAATATTATTCACAGAGATATTAAACCCTCAAATGTCCTCCTAGACACCAAGGGAGCGGTAAAACTATGTGACTTTGGCGTTAGTGGAGAAGCAGTTAACTCACTCGCATCGACATTTGTAGGAACACAATACTATATGGCACCAGAAAGAATTATGGGTAAAGATTATTCGATATCTAGTGATATATGGTCATTGGGCATGTCAATGCTTGAAGTGGCAAATGGTAAATTCCCCATAGATTTAAGTTTAGGCCCAATCGAAGTTGTGGAGATGGTACTGAGAAGCGAACTACTTCTTAAAGACTCGGAAATAGACAATATCCATTGGACATTTGAATTCAAACGATTTATATCTAGATGTCTTATTAAGGACAGCAAAAGAAGACCCATTCCAAGAGAAATGTTGGCACATGACGAATGGTGCGTTTCTCAACTGAAGGAAAAAGTTAAGATGGACAAGTTTGTCAAAGTCGTTTGGAAATTGAATGAGTGA
- the rfc1 gene encoding DNA replication factor C complex subunit Rfc1 (BUSCO:EOG09261NW2), with amino-acid sequence MVDISDFFKNPAAAKAGSKRKRTTDQSAAQPKQTKVGAQVKSQSRSQPKPPQPKPKVETIDLDDDDFEFDDDDDDDDDFKDDNEEEEYEEEDEKDEDEEEEDDNDVVEVGAPPTKKRATRANTTPKSSPKKIASKSPAKKIDPVEKAEPVKSKPTKKSGTSSSTSSKEDTAQQILATIPDAELPNIDEKDKLNYFQLKALQTNTNTNTSSSIPISLPEARANCLAGFTIVFTGQMPNLDRNYAESTAQRYGAKVTKSISKNTSFVVIGADAGWSKVDKIKKLGTKTIDEDGFLQLLEKMPEDGGSGEAAQKAKLAREEQERKVIEDAEKEERLEREEAEARERKRRKELENSDRNLQSQSSSGSSQLRMPPEPKQEVAAKDKLWTDKHAPKDFSQLCGNKGQVKKLKDWLENWFEYKARGFNMGKDSPGNFRAALISGPPGIGKTTAAHMVANSLGFDVLEKNASDVRSKSLLNSTIKSILGNTSVVGFFKHRGEEVKQENSENNRKICLIMDEVDGMSSGDHGGAGALSQFCRITNTPLILICNDKSLPKMRTFDKVTYDLPFRRPTENEVRSRLMTIALREGVKLDPSIIGQLVQATSNDIRQMINLLSTVSKTQKHIGASNVQEIQQSWKKQVILKPFDIAGRLLSSAVWTAPKQNLNEKLDLYFNDIDFAPLMIQENYLNTRPRLPGSHIRHVAQAADDISSSDSVNSLIRSSEQQWSLLPFHGLLSSVKPSYEVAGQLTGRINFSAWLGQNSKQMKFQRMLQELQYHTRIRTSTTKQELRLDYMNPLWVKLNYPLKKYGKDGIDETIETMDEYYLTKEDFDNIGEMLQQAVKLDQNGKTAFTRKYNNGIHPTVIYKTGNSLLGGGGRRGGGSQKVDFEDVVDDDMEDVADDGDDNDDSDKIDLKKDKLIKEKKKSSAKRSSASSEKTKGAPARKRARK; translated from the exons ATGGTTGATATTCTggactttttcaaaaatccAGCAGCCGCAAAAGCTGGTTCA aAACGAAAGAGAACCACAGACCAATCGGCGGCACAGCCAAAGCAAACCAAAGTTGGAGCGCAAGTAAAATCCCAATCAAGGTCTCAACCGAAACCGCCCCAGCCGAAACCAAAAGTGGAGACAATTGACTTGGATGACGatgattttgaatttgatgacgatgacgatgacgatgatgactTCAAAGATGAtaacgaagaagaagaatatgaagaagaagacgaaaaagacgaagacgaagaagaagaagatgataatgatgtgGTTGAGGTTGGCGCTCCACCAACAAAGAAGCGGGCAACAAGAGCCAACACGACTCCAAAATCGTCTCCAAAGAAAATTGCCTCGAAATCACcagcaaagaaaatagatCCAGTGGAAAAGGCAGAACCGGTAAAATCCAAACCCACCAAGAAGTCAGGGACAAGTAGTAGCACATCTAGCAAGGAGGACACAGCCCAACAAATTTTGGCTACGATCCCAGATGCAGAATTGCCAAACATTGATGAGAAGGATAAACTTAATTACTTTCAATTGAAAGCACTACAAACCAATACTAATACCAATACAAGTAGCTCAATACCGATCTCATTACCCGAAGCGCGTGCCAATTGTCTTGCAGGATTTACAATTGTGTTTACTGGTCAGATGCCTAATCTTGATAGAAACTATGCTGAATCAACTGCGCAACGATATGGTGCTAAAGTCACCAAGTCGATTTCGAAAAATACTAGCTTTGTGGTGATTGGTGCTGATGCGGGATGGTCCAAAGTTGACAAGATCAAGAAGTTGGGTACAAAGACCATTGACGAGGATGggtttttgcaattgcttGAAAAGATGCCCGAAGATGGTGGATCCGGGGAGGCTGcccaaaaagcaaaattgGCTCGTGAAGAACAGGAAAGGAAGGTGATTGAAGATGCTGAGAAGGAAGAGCGTttggaaagagaagaagctGAGGCAAGAGAGAGGAAACGTAGAAAAGAATTAGAAAATTCTGATAGAAATTTGCAATCGCAATCGAGTAGTGGCTCAAGTCAGTTGAGAATGCCTCCGGAACCGAAACAGGAAGTGGCTGCGAAAGACAAGCTATGGACTGATAAGCACGCTCCAAAGGATTTCTCACAGCTCTGTGGTAACAAAGGTCAAGTGAAAAAGTTAAAAGATTGGCTAGAAAACTGGTTTGAATACAAGGCACGCGGTTTCAATATGGGTAAAGACAGTCCAGGCAATTTTAGAGCGGCGTTGATTAGTGGTCCTCCAGGGATTGGTAAAACCACCGCGGCGCATATGGTGGCCAATTCATTGGGGTTTGacgttttggaaaaaaatgcaTCGGATGTGCGATCAAAATCATTACTTAATTCAACCATAAAATCCATATTGGGGAATACTTCAGTTGTTGGATTTTTTAAGCATCGCGGCGAGGAGGTTAAGCAGGAGAATAGTGAAAATAATAGGAAAATCTGTTTAATTATGGATGAAGTTGATGGTATGTCTAGTGGTGACCATGGGGGCGCTGGTGCATTATCTCAATTTTGTAGAATTACAAATACGccattgattttgatttgtaATGACAAATCGTTGCCCAAGATGCGTACTTTCGACAAGGTTACTTATGATTTACCGTTTAGGAGGCCCACTGAGAATGAGGTTCGGAGCAGATTGATGACTATTGCGTTGAGAGAAGGTGTCAAGTTGGATCCATCAATTATTGGACAATTAGTGCAAGCCACTTCAAACGATATTAGACAAATGATTAATTTGCTATCGACAGTGTCCAAAACACAAAAGCATATTGGGGCACTGAATGTCCAAGAGATTCAACAGAGTTGGAAAAAACAAGTGATTTTGAAACCGTTTGATATTGCTGGAAGGTTGCTTTCACTGGCGGTGTGGACTGCTCCCAAACAAAATCttaatgaaaaattggaCTTGTATTTCAACGATATTGATTTTGCACCGTTAATGATACAGGAAAATTACCTCAATACCAGACCAAGGTTACCTGGGTCGCATATCAGACACGTGGCACAGGCTGCTGATGATATAAGTTCCTCTGATTCCGTTAATTCATTGATAAGGTCAAGTGAACAGCAATGGAGTTTACTTCCTTTCCATGGTTTATTGTCCTCCGTTAAGCCATCGTATGAAGTTGCTGGTCAATTGACCGGTAGAATAAATTTTAGTGCTTGGTTGGGACAAAATTCGAAGCAGATGAAATTTCAGAGAATGTTGCAGGAATTGCAATACCATACGAGGATACGTACATCAACCACAAAACAAGAGTTGCGCCTAGACTATATGAACCCCTTGTGGGTAAAGTTGAACTATCCATTAAAGAAATATGGGAAGGATGGTATTGATGAGACAATCGAGACCATGGATGAGTATTATTTGACCAAGGAAGATTTTGATAATATCGGGGAGATGTTACAGCAGGCTGTTAAACTTGATCAAAATGGCAAGACAGCATTTACGAGAAAGTATAACAATGGCATACATCCTACAGTGATTTACAAGACTGGAAATTCCTTATtaggtggtggtggtagacGTGGAGGCGGTTCACAAAAAGTAGATTTTGAAGATGTTGTGGATGATGATATGGAGGATGTGGCTGATGATGGCGATGACAATGATGACAGTGATAAGATTGATTTGAAGAAGGATAAATTGAttaaggagaagaagaagtcgAGTGCAAAGAGATCCTCAGCTTCGTctgagaaaacaaaaggtgCACCAGCTAGGAAAAGAGCCAGAAagtaa
- a CDS encoding uncharacterized protein (BUSCO:EOG09263C55) — MSEVKPRKQASRKGKKAWRKNVDIEDIESTLQQKRDAEIVHGPDHKEEDDFVIDTTPLPQHISKAPKQKKKSKSKEVLENKSKVPALINTRTKTHGKTVQGVQRTEMLRLIKMRGGKYGEENIALARVEEDGLINGGGEDLWDEQPSVGKDTKIPKYNRSTAEVTRATTVPKTLREKPIQISKNDLTLKHVHAGKSYNPSLESWKSLIDQEYQIVEKLEVNRQAMEEHRLKIRELMVTLKDNEVSDDDDSDDEDDDDKYNDRKEDENENGVGEGEGEGEVGQRKVNEESEKDYSLSINKPNKIKIKTKTKRNKEARHKKRMQLEQEIKELKKQLHDLSKLDEILQKQKEEEEEKADGVPPSKKQRSEKKNKLFKYTPIETPLEVKLSDELTSNLKNLKPEGNLFYDQMLNLQSSGKIESRVPVNKKRKYAKKVTEKWTYKDFK, encoded by the coding sequence ATGAGTGAAGTAAAGCCCAGAAAACAGGCCTCGAGAAAGGGTAAGAAGGCATGGAGAAAGAATGTCGATATTGAAGATATTGAATCAACGCTCCAACAAAAACGAGATGCAGAAATCGTACATGGTCCCGAccataaagaagaagatgattttGTTATTGATACCACACCATTACCGCAACATATTTCGAAAGCtccaaagcaaaagaagaaactgAAATCCAAAGAGGTGTTGGAGAATAAATCTAAAGTACCTGCTTTAATCAACACGAGAACAAAGACTCATGGCAAAACAGTGCAAGGTGTACAAAGAACAGAAATGTTGAGATTGATCAAGATGAGAGGCGGGAAATatggagaagaaaacatTGCGTTGGCGAGAGTTGAAGAAGACGGATTGATCAATGGAGGTGGAGAAGATCTCTGGGATGAGCAACCAAGTGTCGGTAAAGATACAAAAATTCCAAAATATAATAGATCTACTGCGGAGGTTACAAGAGCCACAACTGTGCCGAAAACATTACGTGAGAAACCTATTCAAATTTCAAAGAATGATTTGACGTTGAAGCATGTGCATGCTGGTAAGTCGTATAATCCGTCTTTGGAATCATGGAAGAGTCTTATTGATCAAGAGTATCAGATTGTTGAGAAGCTAGAGGTGAATAGACAGGCTATGGAGGAGCATAGGTTAAAGATACGTGAGTTGATGGTGACTTTGAAAGATAATGAGGTTTCAGACGACGATGACagtgatgatgaggatgatgatgacaaaTACAATGACCGAAAAGAAgatgagaatgagaatggagtgggagaaggagaaggagaaggagaggTTGGTCAAAGAAAAGTTAATGAGGAGAGTGAGAAAGACTACTCGTTATCAATCAACAAACCAAATAAGATCAAGATcaagacaaaaacaaagagaaacaagGAGGCAAGAcataagaaaagaatgcaATTAGAGCAGGAAATCAAGGAGCTCAAGAAGCAGTTACATGACTTGTCTAAACTTGATGAGATTTTACAGAAACagaaggaggaagaagaagagaaggcTGATGGTGTACCACCTTCAAAGAAACAACGAAgcgaaaagaagaacaaattgTTCAAGTACACTCCGATCGAAACACCATTGGAAGTAAAACTTTCAGATGAATTGACCagcaatttgaaaaacttgaaaccaGAGGGTAACTTGTTTTACGACCAAATGTTGAATTTGCAATCCTCCGGAAAGATTGAGTCCAGAGTTCCAGTGAATAAGAAGAGGAAATATGCAAAGAAAGTCACTGAGAAATGGACCTACAAGGATTTTAAATAG